From Pseudomonas sp. StFLB209, a single genomic window includes:
- the dgoD gene encoding galactonate dehydratase, protein MKITKLTTFIVPPRWCFLKVETDQGVTGWGEPVVEGRAHTVAAAVDELSDYLIGKDPRNIEDIWTVLYRGGFYRGGSIHMSALAGIDQALWDIKGKALGVSVSDLLGGQVRDKIRVYSWIGGDRPADTARAAKEAVERGFTAVKMNGTEELQFLDTFDKVDRALASVAAVRDAVGPNVGIGVDFHGRVHKPMAKVLMKELDPFKLMFIEEPVLSEHYEALKELAPLTSTPIALGERLFSRWDFKRVLSEGYVDIIQPDASHAGGITETRKIANMAEAYDVALALHCPLGPIALAACLQLDAACYNAFIQEQSLGIHYNESNDLLDYVKHPEVFDYEAGMVKIPNGPGLGIEINEAYVRERAAVGHRWRNPIWRHADGSFAEW, encoded by the coding sequence ATGAAAATCACCAAACTGACCACCTTTATCGTTCCGCCACGCTGGTGCTTCCTCAAGGTCGAAACCGACCAGGGTGTGACCGGCTGGGGCGAGCCGGTGGTCGAAGGCCGCGCCCATACCGTTGCTGCGGCAGTGGACGAGCTGTCCGATTACCTGATTGGTAAAGACCCGCGCAATATCGAAGACATCTGGACCGTGCTCTACCGTGGCGGCTTCTATCGCGGCGGTTCGATTCACATGAGTGCGCTGGCCGGTATCGACCAGGCGCTGTGGGATATCAAAGGCAAGGCGCTGGGCGTCTCGGTCAGCGACCTGCTCGGTGGTCAGGTGCGTGACAAGATCCGGGTCTACTCGTGGATCGGCGGTGATCGCCCGGCCGACACCGCTCGGGCAGCCAAGGAGGCGGTGGAACGCGGTTTTACTGCAGTGAAGATGAACGGCACCGAAGAGCTGCAGTTTCTCGACACGTTCGACAAGGTCGACCGCGCGCTGGCCAGCGTGGCCGCGGTGCGCGACGCGGTGGGGCCGAACGTCGGTATCGGCGTGGATTTCCATGGCCGGGTGCACAAGCCCATGGCCAAGGTACTGATGAAGGAGCTGGACCCGTTCAAGCTGATGTTCATCGAAGAGCCGGTGCTCAGCGAGCACTATGAGGCGCTCAAGGAACTGGCGCCGCTGACCAGTACACCGATCGCGCTGGGCGAGCGGCTGTTCTCGCGCTGGGACTTCAAGCGGGTGCTCAGCGAAGGTTACGTCGACATCATCCAGCCCGACGCCTCGCATGCCGGCGGCATCACCGAAACCCGCAAGATCGCCAATATGGCCGAAGCCTACGACGTGGCGCTGGCCCTGCATTGCCCGTTGGGGCCGATTGCCCTGGCCGCGTGCCTGCAGCTGGATGCGGCTTGCTACAACGCCTTCATCCAGGAGCAGAGCCTGGGCATCCATTACAACGAAAGCAACGACCTGCTCGACTACGTCAAACACCCGGAAGTCTTCGACTACGAAGCCGGCATGGTGAAAATCCCCAACGGTCCGGGCCTGGGCATCGAGATCAACGAAGCTTACGTGCGCGAGCGCGCAGCCGTCGGCCATCGCTGGCGCAACCCGATCTGGCGGCATGCTGATGGCAGTTTTG
- a CDS encoding 2-dehydro-3-deoxy-6-phosphogalactonate aldolase: MFLQALNSNGLVAILRGLRPQEAPAIGEVLYEAGFRVIEVPLNSPSPFDSISLLRRSLPADSLVGAGTVLQPAQVQQVKDAGGQLIVMPHSDAAVLRTAKAAGLFLSPGVATPTEAFAALAEGADVLKLFPAEQMAPAVVKAWLAVLPAGTVLLPVGGITADNMQPWLDAGARGFGLGSGLFKPGMSAAEVASRAQAYVAAWTRSSAA, encoded by the coding sequence ATGTTTTTGCAAGCACTCAACAGTAACGGGTTGGTCGCGATCCTGCGCGGCCTGCGTCCCCAGGAAGCGCCAGCCATCGGTGAAGTTCTGTACGAGGCGGGCTTTCGGGTCATCGAGGTACCGCTCAATTCGCCATCGCCGTTCGACAGCATCAGCCTGCTGCGGCGCAGCCTGCCCGCCGACTCCCTGGTCGGTGCCGGCACAGTGTTGCAGCCCGCGCAGGTGCAGCAGGTCAAGGACGCCGGAGGCCAGTTGATCGTCATGCCGCACAGCGATGCCGCCGTGCTGCGGACCGCCAAAGCGGCCGGGCTGTTCCTGTCGCCCGGTGTCGCCACGCCGACCGAAGCATTCGCCGCGTTGGCCGAAGGCGCTGACGTTCTGAAGCTGTTCCCTGCCGAGCAAATGGCGCCGGCGGTGGTCAAGGCCTGGCTGGCGGTGCTGCCGGCGGGCACCGTGTTGCTGCCGGTGGGCGGCATCACGGCGGACAACATGCAGCCCTGGCTGGACGCCGGTGCGCGGGGCTTCGGGCTGGGCTCCGGGCTGTTCAAGCCAGGCATGAGCGCCGCTGAGGTCGCCAGCCGCGCCCAGGCGTATGTCGCGGCCTGGACACGCAGCAGCGCCGCTTAA